From Nocardioides daedukensis, the proteins below share one genomic window:
- a CDS encoding type II toxin-antitoxin system PemK/MazF family toxin, with product MDHAPVPQHAPEVDGEPDPGEVVWGWVPYEDDPAQGKDRPVLLLARDGDHWLALQLTSKDHDFDESQEARAGRFWMDIGSGAWDSKGRPSEVRLNRLLRLPDSGLRREGGPVSREIFDAVLVAAREHLDLG from the coding sequence ATGGACCACGCCCCAGTGCCGCAGCACGCGCCCGAAGTCGACGGAGAGCCGGATCCCGGTGAGGTCGTGTGGGGGTGGGTCCCCTATGAGGACGACCCGGCCCAGGGCAAGGACCGGCCGGTGCTGCTGCTGGCGCGCGACGGCGATCACTGGCTCGCCCTCCAGCTCACCTCGAAGGACCACGACTTCGACGAGAGCCAAGAAGCCCGGGCAGGGCGGTTCTGGATGGACATCGGCAGCGGCGCCTGGGACTCCAAGGGGCGTCCCAGCGAGGTGCGCCTCAACCGGCTGCTCCGCCTTCCCGACAGCGGACTGAGGCGCGAGGGCGGTCCGGTGTCGCGGGAGATCTTCGACGCGGTGCTGGTCGCGGCGCGCGAACACCTCGACCTGGGGTGA
- the hrpA gene encoding ATP-dependent RNA helicase HrpA — MNASLKISYPDLPVSARRDDIADAIRDHQVVIVAGETGSGKTTQLPKICLELGRGQGGGQGGRDGKLIGHTQPRRIAARSVAERIAEELETELGDVIGYQVRFTDRTSRSSRVKLMTDGILLAELQRDRLLKKYDTLIIDEAHERSLNIDFILGYLKQLLPKRPDLKLIITSATIDPERFAAHFADSRGKPAPIIEVSGRTYPVEVRYRPLVELPDSDEDGEVVTRDQTEAIADAVRELSGEGPGDILVFLPGEREIRDTADALNDLNLRNKLDVVPLYSRLSAAEQHRVFESPKAGRGRRVVLATNVAETSLTVPGIRYVVDSGLARISRYSARTKVQRLPIEPISQASANQRSGRCGRVEAGIAIRLYSEEDFESRPEFTEPEILRTNLASVILQMASLGLGDVARFGFVEPPDKRNISAGTQLLEELGAFGASNDPGRPGPRKGPARPGLTRLGRRLARMPIDPRLGRMVLEAERLGCVREVIVVAAALSLQDPRERPEEFRAQADQLHARFKDPTSDFMTLLNLWRHLKKEQKERSSSAFRRMCKAEFLNYLRVREWQDFESQLRQVCKEMKLEIGHPADQPDADGIHQALLSGLLSHIGALEEREPAAKGKKPERRGPREYLGARGARFAIFPGSGLARKNPEFLMSAELVETGRLWARQNAAINPEWAERLGAHLVKRNWSEPHWSAKRGAVMAHEKVLLYGVPLVADRLVNYARVDPELCRELFIRHALVHGEWPELESGRHKFHIKNQQLLAEAEELEHRARRRDIVVDEHTLFDFYDARVGAEVVSGAHFNSWWKEQRRKNGNLLTFDPEMLTHDTAEEVRATDYPELWQGEGLTFTIGYNFDPGAADDGLTIDVPVSTLNRVESDQFSWNVPGLREELVTNLIRSLPKNLRVNFVPAPNKAREFLAAVPPGDESLLDALERWLRSTTGVVVPREAWDWSKVPSHLQPTFRVVDETGREQGRGKDLEALKAPLRPKFAAAMAEAAAESGITVTGQTRWTFGVIESSFTQVRAGHEVRGFPALVDEGETVGLQVFGSADEQAARHRLGVRRLLLLALSERRDVVKELLDQLSNTDKLSLAGSPYPTVAELLEDCLLAVLGEAVDNRPPVRDEAAFDALVAAVRVDLAPRVRGVLTDVFKVLQAWRGTDKVLSGRTDMSTLSALSDMRGQLDRLVRRGFVSEAGPRQLREFPRYLAAIDRRRAQLESQLGRDRQLMDQIGDLQEAFLHRLAALPEGRPPGESLRQVRWMLEEFRVSLWAQQLGTAQTVSDARIRKALA; from the coding sequence GTGAACGCATCCTTGAAGATCAGCTATCCCGACCTCCCGGTCAGCGCCCGGCGAGACGACATCGCCGACGCCATCCGCGACCACCAGGTCGTCATCGTCGCCGGCGAGACGGGCTCCGGAAAGACCACCCAGCTGCCCAAGATCTGCCTGGAGCTCGGACGGGGACAGGGAGGGGGACAGGGTGGGCGCGACGGCAAGCTGATCGGCCACACCCAGCCCCGGCGGATCGCCGCCCGCTCGGTCGCCGAACGGATCGCAGAGGAGCTCGAGACCGAGCTGGGCGACGTGATCGGCTACCAGGTCCGGTTCACCGACCGCACCTCGCGCAGCTCCCGGGTCAAGCTGATGACCGACGGCATCCTGCTCGCCGAGCTGCAGCGCGACCGGCTGCTGAAGAAGTACGACACCCTGATCATCGACGAGGCCCACGAACGCAGCCTCAACATCGACTTCATCCTCGGCTACCTCAAGCAGCTCTTGCCCAAGCGCCCGGACCTGAAGCTGATCATCACCTCCGCGACGATCGATCCCGAGCGGTTCGCCGCGCACTTCGCCGACAGCCGCGGCAAGCCCGCACCCATCATCGAGGTCTCCGGGCGCACCTATCCGGTCGAGGTCCGCTACCGCCCGCTGGTGGAGCTGCCCGACAGCGACGAGGACGGCGAGGTCGTCACCCGCGACCAGACCGAGGCCATCGCCGACGCGGTGCGCGAGCTCTCCGGCGAGGGCCCCGGCGACATCCTGGTCTTCCTGCCCGGCGAGCGCGAGATCCGAGACACCGCCGATGCCCTCAACGACCTCAACCTGCGCAACAAGCTCGACGTGGTCCCGCTCTACTCGCGGCTCTCGGCCGCGGAGCAGCACCGGGTCTTCGAGTCCCCGAAGGCCGGACGCGGCCGACGCGTCGTCCTGGCCACCAACGTCGCCGAGACCTCGCTGACCGTCCCCGGGATCAGGTACGTCGTGGACTCCGGTCTGGCGCGCATCTCCCGCTACTCGGCACGCACCAAGGTGCAGCGGCTCCCGATCGAGCCGATCTCCCAGGCGTCCGCCAACCAGCGCTCCGGACGGTGCGGGCGGGTCGAGGCCGGCATCGCGATCCGGCTCTACTCGGAAGAGGACTTCGAGTCGCGCCCCGAGTTCACCGAGCCGGAGATCCTGCGCACCAACCTGGCCTCGGTGATCTTGCAGATGGCCTCGCTCGGGCTGGGGGACGTGGCGCGGTTCGGGTTCGTGGAACCGCCCGACAAGCGCAACATCTCCGCAGGCACCCAGCTGCTCGAGGAGCTGGGCGCGTTCGGGGCCTCGAATGACCCCGGGCGTCCGGGTCCCCGCAAGGGACCCGCGCGTCCGGGCCTGACCCGACTCGGCCGGCGCTTGGCACGGATGCCGATCGACCCCCGTCTGGGCCGGATGGTGCTGGAGGCAGAGCGGCTGGGCTGTGTCCGCGAGGTGATCGTCGTCGCGGCTGCCCTTTCACTGCAGGACCCGCGTGAGCGGCCCGAGGAGTTCCGCGCCCAGGCCGATCAGCTGCATGCCCGCTTCAAGGACCCGACCTCCGACTTCATGACGCTGCTGAACCTGTGGCGGCACCTGAAGAAGGAGCAGAAGGAACGCTCCTCGAGCGCGTTCCGCAGGATGTGCAAGGCCGAGTTCCTCAACTACCTGCGAGTGCGCGAGTGGCAGGACTTCGAGTCACAGCTGCGGCAGGTCTGCAAGGAGATGAAGCTCGAGATCGGTCACCCTGCCGACCAGCCCGACGCCGACGGCATCCACCAGGCGTTGTTGTCCGGCCTGCTCTCGCACATCGGGGCACTCGAGGAGCGCGAGCCGGCGGCGAAGGGGAAGAAGCCCGAGCGTCGTGGCCCCCGCGAATATCTCGGGGCCAGGGGCGCGCGCTTCGCGATCTTCCCCGGCTCCGGCCTGGCCCGCAAGAACCCCGAGTTCCTGATGAGCGCCGAGCTGGTCGAGACCGGCCGGCTCTGGGCGCGCCAGAACGCGGCGATCAACCCCGAGTGGGCCGAACGACTCGGTGCACACCTGGTCAAGCGCAACTGGTCCGAGCCGCACTGGTCGGCCAAGCGTGGTGCGGTGATGGCACACGAGAAGGTGCTGCTCTATGGCGTGCCACTGGTCGCCGACCGCCTGGTGAACTATGCGCGCGTCGACCCGGAGCTGTGCCGCGAGCTGTTCATCCGGCACGCGCTGGTGCACGGGGAGTGGCCGGAGCTGGAGTCGGGCCGGCACAAGTTCCACATCAAGAACCAGCAGCTGCTGGCCGAGGCCGAGGAGCTGGAGCACCGGGCCCGGCGCCGCGACATCGTGGTCGACGAGCACACGCTCTTCGACTTCTATGACGCCCGCGTCGGCGCCGAGGTGGTCAGTGGTGCGCACTTCAACTCGTGGTGGAAGGAGCAGCGCCGCAAGAACGGCAACCTCCTCACCTTCGACCCGGAGATGCTCACCCACGACACCGCCGAGGAGGTGCGGGCCACCGACTATCCCGAGCTGTGGCAGGGCGAGGGCCTGACCTTCACCATCGGCTACAACTTCGATCCGGGTGCGGCCGACGACGGGCTCACCATCGACGTGCCGGTCTCGACGCTGAACCGGGTCGAGAGCGACCAGTTCTCCTGGAACGTGCCGGGCCTGCGCGAGGAGCTGGTCACCAACCTGATCCGGAGCCTGCCGAAGAACCTGCGGGTCAACTTCGTGCCCGCCCCAAACAAGGCCCGTGAGTTCCTGGCGGCCGTCCCGCCCGGTGACGAGTCCCTGCTCGACGCCCTGGAGCGGTGGCTGCGCTCCACGACCGGCGTCGTCGTACCCAGAGAGGCCTGGGACTGGTCCAAGGTGCCCTCGCACCTGCAGCCGACCTTCCGGGTCGTTGACGAGACCGGTCGCGAGCAGGGCAGGGGCAAGGACCTGGAGGCGCTCAAGGCACCGCTGAGGCCGAAGTTCGCCGCCGCGATGGCCGAGGCCGCGGCCGAATCCGGGATCACCGTCACCGGGCAGACCCGGTGGACGTTCGGGGTGATCGAGTCCTCCTTCACCCAGGTCCGCGCCGGCCACGAGGTGCGGGGCTTCCCGGCGCTGGTCGACGAGGGCGAGACCGTGGGCCTGCAGGTCTTCGGCTCGGCCGACGAGCAGGCGGCCCGGCACCGTCTCGGCGTACGCCGTCTGCTGCTGTTGGCACTGTCCGAGCGGCGCGACGTGGTCAAGGAGCTGCTCGACCAGCTGAGCAACACCGACAAGCTCTCGCTGGCAGGGTCTCCCTATCCGACGGTGGCCGAGCTGCTCGAGGACTGCCTGCTCGCCGTGCTGGGGGAGGCCGTGGACAACCGCCCACCGGTGCGCGACGAGGCGGCCTTCGACGCGCTCGTCGCCGCCGTCCGGGTCGACCTGGCGCCCAGGGTCCGCGGCGTGCTCACCGACGTGTTCAAGGTGCTCCAGGCCTGGCGAGGCACCGACAAGGTGCTCAGCGGACGCACGGACATGTCCACGCTCTCGGCGCTGAGCGACATGCGAGGACAGCTCGACCGCCTGGTGCGGCGCGGGTTCGTCTCCGAGGCAGGACCGCGGCAGCTGCGTGAGTTCCCGCGCTATCTCGCGGCGATCGATCGTCGACGCGCGCAGCTCGAGTCGCAGCTGGGCCGGGACCGCCAGCTGATGGACCAGATCGGTGACCTGCAGGAGGCCTTCCTGCACCGGCTCGCAGCGCTTCCGGAGGGCCGGCCGCCCGGTGAGTCCCTGCGGCAGGTGCGCTGGATGCTGGAGGAGTTCAGGGTCTCGCTGTGGGCCCAGCAGCTCGGCACCGCGCAGACGGTCAGCGACGCCCGGATCCGCAAGGCGCTGGCCTGA
- a CDS encoding TetR/AcrR family transcriptional regulator, which produces MASSPRVRMSPESRREQLLELGVSLLATRSLDEISIEMLAEEAGISRGLLYHYFGNKQDFHVAVVRRAADDLIAMTAPPAEGDSLTRLLVSMESYLDYVVANYEGYLSLVRGAAGGNAQLREIYEEARSALTERLFIEDDDMLLPDTAGTRLIVHAWSAYAEDLALGWAREPAGVTREEVVRAMSSSLPALVAAVG; this is translated from the coding sequence ATGGCCAGCTCCCCTCGCGTCCGCATGAGCCCGGAAAGCCGTCGCGAGCAGCTGCTCGAGCTGGGGGTCTCCCTGCTGGCCACCCGCTCGCTCGACGAGATCTCCATCGAGATGCTCGCCGAGGAGGCCGGGATCTCCCGAGGGTTGCTCTACCACTACTTCGGCAACAAGCAGGACTTCCACGTGGCCGTCGTACGCCGTGCCGCCGACGACCTGATCGCGATGACTGCGCCGCCCGCCGAAGGGGATTCGCTGACCAGGCTGCTGGTCTCGATGGAGTCCTACCTCGACTACGTGGTGGCGAACTACGAGGGCTATCTCTCGCTCGTCCGGGGTGCCGCCGGTGGCAACGCCCAGCTGCGCGAGATCTATGAGGAGGCCCGCTCAGCTCTCACCGAGCGGCTCTTCATCGAGGACGACGACATGCTCCTTCCGGACACCGCCGGGACCCGATTGATCGTGCACGCGTGGTCCGCCTATGCCGAGGACCTGGCGCTGGGCTGGGCGCGCGAACCCGCCGGCGTCACGCGCGAGGAAGTGGTCCGGGCAATGAGTTCCTCGCTGCCGGCTCTGGTCGCTGCGGTCGGCTGA
- a CDS encoding SDR family NAD(P)-dependent oxidoreductase: protein MKTLNDKVVVITGAGSGIGRALALNAAGKGALLALSDVDESGLAETVDLVKNAGAREVRSDRVDVADRAAMTAYAASVADQFGRVNVVVNNAGVALAGNFEEMDYADMEWIVGINFWGVIHGTKEFLPHLIASGDGHIVNLSSLFGLLSIPGQSAYNATKYAVRGFSEAVREELLIAGHPVGVTVVHPGGIKTAIARNARVTSSEDQAETAKVFDKKLARMTPDKAAAIIVDGMLAGKPRVLVGIDAHLLHNWAKFTGARYQDIVAKLAGRMLPKKRA from the coding sequence ATGAAGACGCTCAACGACAAGGTCGTGGTGATCACCGGCGCCGGATCCGGCATCGGCCGGGCCCTCGCCCTCAACGCCGCCGGCAAGGGCGCACTGCTCGCACTCTCCGACGTCGACGAGTCCGGTCTTGCCGAGACCGTGGACCTGGTCAAGAACGCCGGCGCCCGTGAAGTGCGCTCGGACCGCGTCGACGTGGCCGACCGCGCTGCGATGACGGCGTACGCCGCCTCGGTGGCCGACCAGTTCGGCCGCGTCAACGTGGTGGTCAACAACGCCGGAGTTGCCCTGGCCGGCAACTTCGAGGAGATGGACTATGCCGACATGGAGTGGATCGTCGGCATCAACTTCTGGGGCGTCATCCACGGCACCAAGGAGTTCCTGCCCCACCTGATCGCCTCGGGTGACGGCCACATCGTGAACCTGTCGAGCCTCTTCGGCCTGCTCTCCATCCCCGGGCAGAGCGCCTACAACGCGACGAAGTACGCCGTCCGCGGCTTCAGCGAGGCCGTCCGCGAGGAGTTGCTGATCGCCGGACACCCGGTGGGCGTGACCGTCGTGCACCCCGGCGGCATCAAGACCGCCATCGCCCGCAACGCCCGGGTCACCAGCAGCGAGGACCAGGCCGAGACCGCCAAGGTCTTCGACAAGAAGCTCGCCCGGATGACCCCGGACAAGGCGGCCGCGATCATCGTCGACGGCATGCTCGCCGGCAAGCCGCGTGTGCTGGTCGGGATCGACGCCCACCTGCTGCACAACTGGGCAAAGTTCACCGGTGCCCGCTATCAGGACATCGTCGCCAAGCTGGCCGGACGAATGCTACCGAAGAAGCGCGCCTGA
- a CDS encoding DUF402 domain-containing protein — MQLGTPVIIAMTKWGDRPHWTYSARYLGSDEHGDWVGVTAGTLMSRPGAELLAPLPQVCLAPTLGAPEVSGWFATFHTRSAPGAGAGADAGREPSFPVEVYVDIATQPVWDGTTIRAIDLDLDVIRGFSRRVWIDDEDEFAEHRVAFDYPSATIDLALANCEAVHRAVSDHAAPYDEATPARWAEVLAALD; from the coding sequence ATGCAGCTCGGGACGCCGGTGATCATCGCGATGACCAAGTGGGGCGATCGGCCGCACTGGACCTACTCCGCCCGCTATCTCGGTAGCGACGAGCACGGTGACTGGGTCGGCGTCACAGCCGGCACCCTGATGTCGCGCCCGGGTGCCGAGCTGCTCGCACCGCTCCCCCAGGTCTGCCTGGCGCCGACGCTCGGCGCACCGGAGGTGAGTGGATGGTTCGCGACCTTCCACACCCGCTCGGCCCCCGGCGCCGGTGCCGGTGCTGATGCCGGGAGGGAGCCCTCCTTCCCGGTCGAGGTCTATGTCGACATCGCGACGCAGCCGGTCTGGGACGGCACCACGATCCGCGCGATCGACCTCGACCTGGACGTGATCCGTGGCTTCAGCCGCCGAGTGTGGATCGACGACGAGGACGAGTTCGCCGAGCATCGCGTCGCCTTCGACTATCCGTCAGCGACCATCGACCTGGCCCTGGCCAACTGCGAGGCGGTGCACCGCGCGGTGTCTGACCACGCCGCCCCCTATGACGAGGCGACGCCGGCACGGTGGGCCGAGGTGCTGGCCGCACTGGACTGA
- a CDS encoding glutamate--cysteine ligase, with amino-acid sequence MRIDFRGSPRPTLGVEWEFALVDKKTRDLTNSAADLFAAVGPDLPHQDKLHKELLRNTVEVVTGVCGSVGEAMADLRGTLDVVLPAADALGVDLFGAGTHPFANWSAQQLTEGHRYQELINRTQWWGRQMLIWGVHVHVGVPEQSRVMPIISSLLNQYPHIQALSASSPVWAGTDTGYASNRALMFQQLPTAGLPFQFEKWSEFEAFAHDQLTTGVVDELSEIRWDIRPAAKLGTIENRVADGVSTLHEMSALVALMHCLVVDLDTRLSAGETLPSMPPWHVQENKWRAARYGLDAIIILDSASNERLITDDLDDLLERLEPVARRLDCVEELRSVAEIPRRGASYQRQRAVAAETGGDLVAVVDSVVGELRDSL; translated from the coding sequence GTGCGCATCGACTTCCGCGGCTCTCCTCGTCCGACCCTCGGGGTCGAGTGGGAGTTCGCGCTCGTGGACAAGAAGACGCGGGACCTGACCAACTCCGCAGCGGACCTGTTCGCCGCGGTGGGCCCGGACCTGCCCCATCAGGACAAGCTGCACAAGGAGCTGCTGCGCAACACCGTCGAGGTGGTGACCGGGGTCTGCGGTTCCGTCGGCGAGGCGATGGCCGACCTGCGCGGGACCCTGGACGTGGTGCTGCCCGCCGCGGACGCGCTCGGCGTCGACCTGTTCGGAGCGGGAACTCACCCGTTCGCGAACTGGTCGGCCCAGCAGCTGACCGAGGGACACCGCTATCAGGAGCTGATCAACCGCACCCAGTGGTGGGGGCGCCAGATGTTGATCTGGGGCGTGCACGTGCACGTCGGGGTCCCCGAGCAGTCACGGGTGATGCCGATCATCTCCTCACTGCTCAACCAATATCCGCACATCCAGGCGCTCTCGGCCTCGTCCCCGGTCTGGGCCGGCACGGACACCGGCTATGCGTCGAACCGGGCGTTGATGTTCCAGCAGCTGCCGACCGCCGGGCTGCCCTTCCAGTTCGAGAAGTGGTCGGAGTTCGAGGCGTTCGCGCACGACCAGCTGACCACCGGTGTGGTCGACGAGCTGTCGGAGATCCGGTGGGACATCCGTCCTGCCGCGAAGCTGGGCACCATCGAGAACCGCGTCGCCGACGGGGTCTCGACCCTGCACGAGATGAGTGCCCTGGTCGCGCTGATGCACTGCCTGGTCGTCGACCTCGACACCCGGCTCAGCGCCGGCGAAACGCTGCCCTCGATGCCGCCGTGGCACGTCCAGGAGAACAAGTGGCGTGCGGCCCGCTATGGCCTCGACGCGATCATCATCCTCGACTCCGCGTCGAACGAGCGACTGATCACCGACGACCTCGACGACCTGCTTGAGCGCCTGGAGCCGGTGGCGCGCCGGCTCGACTGCGTCGAGGAGCTCCGCTCGGTCGCCGAGATCCCGCGGCGCGGGGCGTCCTACCAACGCCAGCGCGCCGTCGCCGCCGAGACCGGTGGTGACCTGGTCGCTGTCGTCGACTCCGTGGTCGGCGAGTTGCGCGACAGTCTCTGA
- a CDS encoding threonine/serine ThrE exporter family protein has protein sequence MADSPEVAHVVDLSLRIGEMLLSSGAGAADVTATMHSVAFHMGLRNPIVDVTFTSMSMSYQSDEDVPLVMIRQVKERDIDYEDLSRVDQLVRDILADRVSLAEARTVVARLSSSGHHRNRWLVTAALGLMAGGVALMLGGNPQVCGIAFLAAASIDRLQKYMATFRLPMFYLQVAGGALATSFAVAAAAADIDVDPSKVVTANIILLLSGIGFMGGLQDALTGFYVTAGARMTEAFLSTAGIIAGVSGGLTLGTVLGVSVGQFEPGASDLATVAVTGLGAAICAAAFAFASYSPKRVLVPIGLVAWFAIVIATYIEQAGFGRTWAVASAAFFIGLVAYGVSGRVRVPPLVIVVSTMVPLLPGLSIYRGLSLLSEGEHVGQGLLAVMTAASVAIALASGVILGEYVAQPVRREARKMEKRLAGPRLVGPLRARAKR, from the coding sequence ATGGCAGATTCACCCGAGGTTGCTCACGTCGTCGACCTCAGCCTGAGGATCGGCGAGATGCTGCTCTCCTCGGGGGCAGGAGCAGCGGACGTCACGGCCACCATGCACTCGGTCGCCTTCCACATGGGTCTGCGCAACCCGATCGTGGACGTGACCTTCACCAGCATGTCGATGAGCTATCAGTCCGACGAGGACGTGCCGCTCGTGATGATCCGCCAGGTCAAGGAACGCGACATCGACTATGAGGACCTCTCCCGGGTCGACCAGCTGGTCCGCGACATCCTGGCCGACCGCGTCAGCCTCGCCGAGGCCCGCACCGTGGTCGCCCGGCTCAGCTCCTCGGGGCACCACCGCAATCGTTGGCTGGTCACCGCCGCCCTCGGTCTGATGGCGGGCGGGGTGGCCCTGATGCTCGGTGGGAACCCGCAGGTGTGCGGCATCGCGTTCCTGGCCGCGGCCAGCATCGACCGGCTGCAGAAATACATGGCGACCTTCCGGTTGCCGATGTTCTACCTGCAGGTCGCCGGTGGCGCGTTGGCCACCAGCTTCGCGGTCGCTGCTGCCGCCGCCGACATCGACGTGGATCCCTCCAAGGTGGTCACCGCCAACATCATCCTGCTGCTCTCCGGCATCGGCTTCATGGGTGGACTGCAGGACGCGCTGACCGGCTTCTACGTCACCGCCGGGGCCCGGATGACCGAAGCCTTCCTCTCGACGGCCGGCATCATCGCCGGTGTCAGTGGTGGCCTGACCCTGGGCACCGTGCTGGGCGTGAGCGTCGGGCAGTTCGAGCCCGGCGCCTCCGACCTGGCCACGGTGGCGGTCACCGGCCTCGGCGCAGCGATCTGTGCAGCGGCCTTCGCCTTCGCCTCCTACTCCCCCAAGCGCGTCCTGGTCCCGATCGGGCTGGTCGCCTGGTTCGCCATCGTGATCGCGACCTACATCGAGCAGGCGGGCTTCGGCCGCACCTGGGCGGTCGCCAGCGCGGCGTTCTTCATCGGGCTGGTCGCCTATGGCGTCAGTGGGCGGGTCCGGGTGCCGCCGCTGGTCATCGTCGTGTCGACGATGGTGCCCCTGCTCCCCGGCCTGTCCATCTATCGCGGACTGTCCCTGCTCTCCGAGGGCGAGCACGTCGGCCAAGGTCTGCTGGCCGTCATGACCGCCGCGTCCGTGGCGATCGCTCTGGCCAGTGGGGTGATCCTGGGCGAGTACGTCGCGCAGCCGGTGCGACGTGAAGCGCGCAAGATGGAGAAGCGGTTGGCAGGACCGCGGTTGGTCGGCCCGCTCCGCGCCCGCGCCAAGCGCTGA
- a CDS encoding wax ester/triacylglycerol synthase family O-acyltransferase, with protein MEPLDIETLPRKDQQRHVEHRRTQGHPEGAARVATPIDPTSTAFLVAENRSMPMHVGGLQLFERPEGAGTHYAAQLYEQLSAPQEIAPLFLKHPRRTLAGLGNYVWAEDELFDIEHHVRHSALPEPGRIRELLDLCSRLHGTRMARERPLWEAHVIEGLNDGRIALYTKVHHSLVDGVSSMRLLQSVLSSDPDERDMPAPWAARPRPASTALQTQAEANRNLADLPAKAYRTALGLSFEAAGMPSALLRTINAGVRNETSALSLHAPRMLFNQSITGSRRFAAQDWPVERMRAIGKATGTTINDVVLAMCSGAMRSYLEEMGELPDTSMVSMVPVGLNAKQAQTASAEGGNAIGVVMVKLGTDLPDPADRLKSIHRSMLEGKRALSAMTSTQILAMSAIGMAPALLTPMLRMQGIVRPPFNLIISNVPGPRSTQYFNGAKLVGMYPLSIPIHGMALNITCTSYNGQMGFGLTGCRRTVPHLQRLLTHLDDELAALEKAAGV; from the coding sequence GTGGAGCCTCTCGACATCGAGACGCTGCCGCGCAAGGATCAACAGCGGCACGTCGAACATCGACGTACGCAGGGACACCCGGAGGGGGCAGCACGAGTGGCAACGCCGATCGACCCGACATCAACCGCGTTCCTGGTGGCAGAGAACCGGAGCATGCCGATGCATGTCGGGGGGCTGCAGCTCTTCGAACGTCCCGAGGGGGCGGGAACGCACTACGCCGCACAGCTCTATGAGCAGTTGAGCGCCCCGCAGGAGATCGCCCCGCTCTTCCTCAAGCACCCACGTCGCACCCTGGCCGGGCTCGGCAACTACGTGTGGGCCGAGGACGAGCTCTTCGACATCGAGCACCACGTCCGGCACAGCGCACTCCCCGAACCCGGTCGGATCCGGGAGCTCCTCGATCTCTGCTCGCGCCTGCACGGCACCCGGATGGCGCGTGAGCGGCCGCTGTGGGAGGCCCACGTCATCGAGGGCCTCAACGACGGCAGGATCGCGCTCTACACCAAGGTGCACCACTCCCTCGTCGACGGTGTCTCCTCGATGCGGCTGCTGCAGAGCGTCCTGAGCAGCGACCCCGACGAACGCGACATGCCGGCACCCTGGGCAGCCCGTCCGAGGCCCGCCTCGACCGCACTCCAGACCCAGGCAGAGGCCAACCGCAACCTGGCCGACCTGCCGGCCAAGGCGTACCGCACGGCACTCGGCCTCAGCTTCGAGGCCGCCGGGATGCCGTCGGCGCTGCTGCGCACCATCAACGCCGGCGTGCGCAACGAGACCAGCGCGCTCTCGCTGCACGCACCGCGGATGCTGTTCAACCAGTCCATCACCGGCTCCCGACGGTTCGCGGCGCAGGACTGGCCCGTCGAGCGGATGCGTGCCATCGGCAAGGCCACCGGCACCACCATCAACGACGTGGTCCTGGCCATGTGCAGTGGGGCGATGCGCAGCTATCTCGAGGAGATGGGCGAGCTGCCGGACACGTCGATGGTCTCCATGGTCCCGGTCGGCCTCAACGCCAAGCAGGCCCAGACCGCCTCGGCGGAGGGCGGCAACGCGATCGGGGTGGTGATGGTCAAGCTCGGCACCGACCTGCCCGACCCGGCGGATCGGCTCAAGAGCATCCACCGGTCGATGCTCGAGGGCAAGCGCGCCCTCAGCGCGATGACCTCCACCCAGATCCTGGCGATGAGCGCGATCGGGATGGCACCGGCCCTGCTGACGCCGATGCTGAGGATGCAGGGCATCGTGCGGCCGCCGTTCAACCTGATCATTTCCAACGTCCCTGGCCCGCGTAGCACGCAATACTTCAACGGCGCCAAGCTCGTCGGGATGTATCCCCTCTCGATCCCGATCCACGGGATGGCACTCAACATCACCTGCACGTCCTACAACGGCCAGATGGGCTTCGGCCTCACCGGCTGCCGGCGCACGGTCCCCCACCTGCAGCGCCTGCTCACCCACCTCGATGACGAACTCGCCGCACTGGAGAAGGCCGCGGGGGTCTGA